CGCGGCCAAGGCGGCCCCTGCCGCTCCTGCGCCGATTGAGCTCACGATCGCGGAGCCCGGCGCCATCGAGAGCGCGGCCGCACCGGGAGAGGTCGCCTGAAATGAGCCTCCTCCTGATCCTCCTCCTTGGCGGGCTGATGCAGGCGGCTCGCTCCTTCGCCATCGGGGGCCGGCCCATGGGCTCGGGGACCGCCCTCGCCTTCGGCTTCGTGCTCCTCACCGCCTTCTTCGCCGGCCGGATCTTCAAGCAGGTCCGGCTGCCGAAGCTCACCGGCTACATCGCCGCGGGCATCGTGATCGGGCCGTCGGTCCTCGGCCTGGTCACACCGACGATGGTCGAGCACCTCAAGATCGTGAACGGCGCGGCCATCGCGTTGATCGCCCTCACCGCAGGCAACGAGCTCGACTTTCGATCCTTCCGGCCCCTCTTGCGCTCGGTGAAGTGGATCACGCTGGTGGCGGTGGTCGGCACCTCCGCCCTCCTCTCGCTGGCGGTCTTCGCCGTCCGGGATCTCCTCCCCTTCATGGGGGAGATGTCCCTCGAACAAGCGATCGCGGTCTCCCTCGTGCTCGGCGTGACCATGGTGGCCCAGTCGCCCGCGGTGGTCGTCGCCCTCCGCGACGAGATGGAGGCCGACGGGCCGATGAGCCGCACGGTGCTCGGCGTGGTGGTCATCGCCGACCTCGTGGTCATCCTGCTCTTCGCCCTCGTCTCGTCGTTCGCCAAGTCGACCTTCGGCGCGGCGGGCGACGTCCTCGATACCATCGGCCAGCTCTCCTGGGAGATCCTGGGCTCGCTCGGGGCGGGGCTCCTCGTCGGCGTCCTGCTCGCGGTCTATTTGCGCAAGGTCGCCTCGGGCGCGGCGCTATTCGTGGTCACGGTCACCTTCGTCATGGCCGAGGTCGGCCAGCGGCTGCACTTCGATCCCCTGCTCGTCGCCCTGGCCGCCGGCGTTCTGATCCGCAACGTCACCAAGGCGGGCGACAGGCTGCACCACGAGATCGAGGCGTCTTCTCTACCGGTGTACGTGGTCTTCTTCGCGGTGGCGGGCGCCAACATCCACCTCGACGTGCTCGCCGTGGTGGGCATCCCCGCGGCGATCTTCGTCCTCGTCCGCGGCGCCGGCCTCCTGGCGGGTACACGGCTGGGCGCGAAGATCGCCGGGGCGCCGGACGAGGTGCAGCGCTATGCCGGCATGGGACTCCTGCCCCAGGCGGGCCTCGCACTGGCCCTCGCACTCCTCTTCGCCAAGACCTTCCCCGAGTTCGGCGACGACGCCGCGGCTCTCACCCTGGGTGTCGTCGCGTTGAACGAGATCATCGCGCCGGCGATCTATCGCCTCGCGCTGGTCCGAAGCGGCGAAGCGGGGACGCGGGCGCCCCCGGAGGAGCCGCAGGCGACGACGGCGGCCGAGCTCGCCCCGCCGATCGGCTGAGGAGGGCCGCGATCACGCGCTCCTCCCTCGTCCCTCGCGGAGTCGACGAAGGCGCGGGATGCGCCCCGCTTGCATCAATTCCTCGGCTTCACGGTGTTCGAGCATGTAGCGCTCGGACGGACGAGGGCGAGCGGCGCCATTCGCGCCGGATTGCCCGAGGCCATGAATCGGGACGGAACGTCATCGGTGACCACGCTACCCGCCGAGACGACCGCGCCCGCGCCGATGTGGACCCCGGGCTGAATCAGCGCGCCGTGGGCGATCCAGACGTCGTCTTCGATGACGACCGGGCCGGTGCGGGTCCCGTCTCGGTCGCAGATCCGGGACATCGAGGCGATCATCGCTCGCGCACCGATCTCCACCCGATCGTGCACCTCGATTAGCACCCCGTAGTTGACGACCGCGTCCTCCCCGACGGTCAGCGTACCTCCACGATGCACTCGAAGCTGCGTCGGGATCATGCCTCCGCGGAAGGTCACTCGCGCCCCGAGGCGGCAGACACCTTCGAGGGTGGCGTCAACGCGACCCTTCGCGCCGACCCTCGGGCCGAGGGTCGCTCCGCGAAACAGGGCGCGCGCCCGGAGGATCGCCGCGGCTCGCTCGAAGTAGTACCAGGGCTCGTCGACGAGCTTCCCGAGAGAGGTGACGACGAACCCTCGCTGGCTCACGGGATGCCCCCAACGGCCGCGCGGCGCGGCGGAGACCCCTCGAGCGCGACCCGAGCGGGGACGCGCCTTCCGACGACCACACCGTGCCCAAGACGAACGCCCTCCTCGAGGTGGGCGCCCGGGAGGACCACGCACCGCTCCCCGATCCGGACGCCGCGATCGATGCGCACGGGCACGGACCGCGGACGGGAACACCGATCGCCGTTCGGGATGTGGAAGTGGTTGTCGATCACCTTCGACCAGGAACCGATCTCGACGCCGTCCCCGATCTCGACGAACTCGGTCGCCTCGATCGAGGTGCCTCCGTTGATCCGGACGTCGTCCCCGATCAAGAGCCTCGCGCCGCGGCTGACGTGGAGCTCGATCGGCCCGATGGATCCGTCGAGGAACACGCGGTCGCCGAGGTGGATTCGTCCGCCTCCGTAGACCTCGATCTGGCCGATCACCCTCAAAGCGCGTCCTGCTCTCGCAGCTCGCGCGATCCGCAATCGGCTCCGAAGGCCCTGGAGTTGAACGGAGATCCAAGACATCCGCTCAGCCCTCGTCCGGTGCTCTGGCAGGTCGTTCGGTTCCATTCGTCCCCCCCATGAGCGGATGGTAGCGGGACCGAATCGAGCGACAAGGGCACAGGGGCGTCGGCTGTCTACGAGCCGACGCCCTGTCGTGGCCGGGTGTCGAGGGCCGCCGATCAGCGACGCGGCGGGCGGCGCCGGGCCTTCTCGACCTTGAGCTCCTTCTCGCCCCGCGCCTTTCCGTTGGCCGCGAGGAAGGCCTCGGCCGCGTCGGTCGGCACGAAGACGAAGGAGTGGGCGGGGCGGACCTCGACCCGCTCGATCGCCGCCGCGTCTGCGCCGGCTGCCTCCGCGAGCGCGGCCTTCACGCCCTCCGCGTCGAGGCCGTCGTCCTCGCCCAGGGACACCCAGAGCTTCGCCGAACGGGGCGCACGCGCCTCCTTGCCGAGCTCGTCCATCGGAGGCGTGTCGGGCGTCTCGACGCCGGGCGCCGGGGCCACGTGCACGGCAGGCTCGAGCGACGAGAGCTCGCCTTCGGCCTTCTTCTCGCCGCGGCGGGGGCGCCGGCCCTCGGCCTCCTTCGGTTTGCGGCGCCCTTCGGCCCGCTCACTGCCCCTGCCCTTTCCCTCTGCGCCGCGCGAAGGCTTCGCGCGCGGCGGCGGCGCTGCCTCCACCTCGCCCTCGGCCTTTTGCTGCAGAGCGATCTTCTCCATGCGGCGGTGGGTGAAAAACTGCTTGAGCGCGTAGGCGATGAGGAATTCGCCGTCCGTCCGCTTCTTCAGCTCCTGCGCCAGCGGGATGAAGGCCTCGAAGGCCGACGATCCCATCCCCTCCCGGAGCTCCACCACGTGCCGCTCGGTCCAGAGCTTGCGCGCCTCCTCCGCGGAGGGGAGGGTCCGCTTCTCGAACTCGATGGTGTACTGCCGCTCGAGCGTCGCCTGGATCATGTAGTCGCGGCCGCCCACCAGCGAGATCGCGGTGCCGGTCTTTCCGATCCGGCCGGTGCGGCCCACCCGGTGGAGGTAGACGGCGGGGTCCTCGGGGAGCGAGTAGTTGATCACGTGGGTGAGGTCGGAGATGTCGATCCCGCGGGCCGCGATGTCGGTCGCCACCAGGTAGCGCACCTCGCCCCGCTTCACCTTCGCCATCACCCGCTCGCGCTCCTTCTGCGCGAGCTCGCCGGAGAGCATCTCGGCATCGTAGCCGTTGCGGTTCAGCACCGCCGCCACCAGCGCCGTGTCGTCCCGGGTGTTCGCGAAGATGATCGCGTTCTCCGGGTTCTCCAGCTCGAGGAGGTAGAGGAGGTTCCGGGGCTTCGGATAGTCCTCCACCATCTTGTAGGCGACGTGGGTGATCCCCTCCACGGTGTAGACGTCGCCGGAGAGCAGCAGCGTCTCCGGGGAGCGCAGGTACTTGCGGATCATCCGCTCGATCTCGGGCGGCACCGTCGCGGAGAAGAGCAGGGTCTGGCGGGTCTTGGGCAGGCAGTCGAGGATCCGGGTCACCTCCTCGAAGAAGCCCATCGAGAGCATCTCGTCGGCCTCGTCGAGGACGCCGAAAATAGCCTGCGAGAGGTCGAGGGTGCCGCGGCGGATGTGGTCGTAGACCCGCCCCGGCGTGCCCACGATGATCTCCGCCCCCTCCTGCAGCGCCGTGATCTGGGCGCCCATCGAGGCGCCGCCGTAGATCGCGGCCACGCGCAGGTCCTTGTACTTCGCCAGCTCGGTGGCCTCCTGGGCCACCTGGATCGCCAGCTCGCGGGTGGGGCAGAGCACCAGGGCCTGGGCCTTACGGCTCCCCTCGGGGATCTTCTCGATCACGGGGATCGAGAACGCGGCCGTCTTCCCGGTCCCGGTCTTGGAGCGGACGATCAGGTCGCCGCCCGCGAGCACCTTCGGGATGGCCTGGGCCTGAACGGGGGTTGGATGGGTATAGCCGTGCTCCGCGATCGCGCGCTGAAGCTCGGGCGAGAGGGGGAGCTCGGTGTAGGGGATCCCGGCGACGTAGTCGCTCGGGCTTTCGCCAGCCGGCATCGCCGGCGTCTCCGGCGTCTCGGCCGGCAGGTTCTTTTCGTCCATGTTGTGCAAGGCCCCTTCGATGGGGTGAAGGCGCCCTGCGCTACGAGAACGAGATTGTCCAGGATCCATCGGGAGGCGGGCGCTTGATCGGATGGCGCCACGCCTATATCAGAGTCGACTTTCGGCGTGCAACGCCAGGGACGCCCGCTTGAGCCCCTCCAAGAAGATCTCCAAAGCGAAGGAATCGCCCAGGGCCCGCGGCCGCCGTCGCCCGGACGCCGAGCCGGAGGAGGACGCCGAGCTCGTCGAGGCGGAGGAGAGCCAGGAGCTCGAGCCGTCCTCGATCCTCGAGATCGCAGGAGAGGAGAGCGACGCCGAGGTGGTGGGCGAGGAGAACCCCGCCCTCCGGGCGCGCCACCCGGCGCTCGCCGAGCTGGACGAGGAGGACGGGGCCGAGGAGGAGTCCTCCGTCGCCCTCTCGCGCACCGACCCCCTCGCCCGCTACATGCAGGAGGTCAACCGGCATCCCCTCCTTTCCCGCGAGGAGGAGCACGAGCTCGCGGTCCGCTACACCAAGACCGGCGAGGTCGACGCGGCCTACCGCCTGGTGGCCTCGAACCTGCGGCTGGTCGTGAAGATCGCCTACGAGTACCGGCGCGCCGCCTTCAACGTCCTCGACCTGATCCAGGAGGGGAACGTCGGCCTCCTTCACGCGGTGAAGAAGTACGACCCCTACCGCGGCGTGAAGCTCTCCTCCTACGCCGCGTGGTGGATCCGCGCCTACATCCTCCGCTTCGTGATGGACAACTGGCGGATGGTGAAGCTCGGCACCACCCAGGCCCAGCGGAAGCTCTTCTTCAACCTGCGCAAGGAGCAGCGCCGCCTCGCGGCGGAGGGGTTCGAGGTCGGCCCCAAGCTCCTCGCGGAGCGCCTCGGCGTCACCGAGCGCGAGGTCGAGGACATGGACCGCCGCCTCTCCGGCGACGAGGCCTCCCTCCACGCGCCGATGAACGACGACGGCGACGCCACCCTCGGCGACCGCCTCGCCCTCCCCGCCCGCGCCGCAGACGAGACCCTCGCCCACGAGGAGCTCAAGAACCTGCTCCGTGCCGAGCTCGAGGAGCTGGCGAAGGACGTCGACGAGCGCGAGCTCTTCATCCTCGAGAACCGGATGCGATCCGACGAGCCGCTCACCCTGCAGGAGATCGGCGAGCGCTTCGGCATCAGCCGCGAGCGCGCCCGTCAGATCGAGGCCAAGCTCGTCGCCCGCCTGCGCGAGCGGCTCATGGAGAAGGTCCCCGACCTCGCGGTGCTCTCGCTGGGCGGCGATTGAGCGGGCCTCGCCCAGAGCCAGAACCCTGCTATGTGGGGTCGGTTGGGATCGCGTGGGGCCGGGCTCGGCCTTGTTGCTCTCGCCAGCCTTGGCCTGGCCCCTCTACCGGCCCGGCAGACCGGAATTTAGAGCGGCCCTCCAGCTTGGCGATCCTCGAGTGATTACTCCGGCCATCGAAATTCCCAGGGATAGTCACCACCGCCTTCTCGCCGCGTCGCCATCGAGAATGTTCGACGTCTTCCGTTCAGACGATTCGGCGGTAGAGGACGCCCCGGGCGAGGTCCATTGCGCCTTGCATGACGCCACTGCCAAAGAAAGCAAGGACAACCGCGATCAGCCGATCGATGACTTACGGGTGTAAACCGCCAAATGAGCGTCGAAGGCTCGCTTGTAGGCGGGCCGCGCCTCGCCGCGGGCAACATAGGCGGCCAAGTTTGGATATTCGTTCAGGAGGCCCGACGGCTTCAACCTGAGCAGCACCGACACCATCATCAAGTCGCCAGCGCTGAACGCACCATCGATCCAATCGGCATCGCCCAGACGAACGGAGAGTTGGCCGAGCCGACCGCGAACGCGCTCTTCGACCAGAGGCAGGCGCGCCGCATACCAGGGCTTATCGCCCTCCTGAAGCCTGGCGGTTCCGAGTTCAAGAATCGGTGGCTCCACCGTGTTGAGCGCTGCAAACATCCATGTGATCGCGCGCGCCCGAGCATTGGCATCCTCCGGCAATAAGCCCGCATGTCGCGCGGCGATGTGAAACACGATCGCCCCTGTCTCGAACAGTGCGAGATCCCCTTCCTCATAGGTCGGAATTTGCCCGAAAGGATGAAGCGCCAGATGCGCGGCTTCCTTCATTGCGCGAAACGAAACAAGGCGAACCTGGTAGGGCTGGCCCACTTCCTCAAGCGCCCAGCGAACGCGCGTATCACGCGCCAATCCCTTTCCGCCATCGGGTGAGCGTTCAAAGGCGGTAATGGTGATGGTCATCGAGAGTCCCCTTCCCTGGCGACCATGATCGACTGCGGACGCAGACTTTTGCAACCAGGGCAAAGAGGTTGCCATGGAACTTCGCAACTCCTCAAGCAGAGACTTGGGTGACACTTCAGTCCAAGGACATGGGTGACACCTTCTTTGCTGTGCCCCACGCTCGATGTCGGGGGTACGAGGTACAATCAGTGCTGAATCAATCTCGGGGGACTCGATGCGAAGGAGAGCGTCAAACGTCCAGGGGGAGCTGCCGTTCCGCAAGCGGAGCGGCGGCCGACGCGACGGTGCGGGCCGAAAGGCAAAGGGGCCTCGACCCGGTGTCTCCCATGCGCCACGGCCAAAGTTGGCGCCACGGCATCCGGTCCACGTGACTCTGCGGATGCGCGACGAGGTCTGGAACCTTCGGACGCAGCGCTGCTACCGCATCCTCGAGAAGGCGCTGTTTGCTGGCTCGGACCGCCTGGGCATGCGGCTCACCCACTATTCGGTCCAGGGAAACCACCTGCACCTCGTCGTCGAGGCGCAGGATGGCCAGGCGCTCTCACGGGGCGTGCAGGGACTCTGCGTCCGCATGGCGCGCGGCCTCAACAGCCTGATGAAGCGCCAGGGCAAGGTGTTCGCCGATCGCATCCATTCGCACGAGCTGCGCACGCCTCGCGAGGTCCGGAACGCCGTCGCCTACGTGCTCGGCAACGCCCGCGTCCACGCGCTCCGGCAGGGCCGTCCGGCTCCGGCGTCCGCTGACCCGTATGCGGCAGGCCCCGGAGATCCGTCCGTCGCCCTCCCACGCACGTGGTTGCTCCGAGTCGGGTGGCAGAACGCTCGCAGCGTCGCACCCGCCTGACTTCGCTCTACGCTTCACGCTCTTCTCGGAACTCGCGGCGGATGGTCGCCCCGATCTCGGTGAGGCGCGCAGACGGGACGGCGAGCGACTCCAGCCTCGCGAGCAGCGTCTCCTCCCTCACCATCCCGTGCCGGATGGCCTCCCGGGCGAAGGCCCGATCTTTTTCGCGGCCGGCGGCGTACTTCGCGAGCAGCAGGTCGTGGATCTCCAGCGCCCATCCGGTGGCGCCCCGGGTGCCAGGCCCATGGATCGCGATAAGCCGGTCGCGCCAGCCGTTGGGGAGGATTGCGGTCTCCTCCCCAACGCCCTGGGCGTAGTAGCCGAAGGTCGTATGGAACGGCGATCCTTCGCCGATGGAGCCGTCGATCAGATCCCAACGCTGCGGGTGGTGGAGCGGAAACAGATCGGCCTCCATGGAAACCCGTAGTGCAGCGGGCGCGTCGGGGAACTGACCGAGGATCGACTGGCTCCCGATCACCACGATTCCGTCGTCGTCAGCGATGGTCGACGCGGCTCGGATCAAATGCTCGAGCTGTTCTCGGGTCATGGTCGATCGGACCCCGCGCCGTCGGACGATTCACGCTCGTACCGCTCACGCACCTCCGCCCAGAGCTTCCACCGCTCACGCGGATCGAGGAAACCAGAAAAAGGGGTCGACTGCCGGAGCTCGGTGGCCCGCTCGCCCTCGTCAATCAGGATGGCCGCAAGCTCGGCCGGGGGGAAATCGACGAGCCGGCGCCACTCCCTCGCGTAGACGGCGGCACGCCCACCCTCCGCGATCCATGCGTCGAGCCGCTCCCGCACCGCGTCGAGCCGATCGGGATCCCGGAGAATCCGCTCGGCGACGATTCGGTGGAAGGCGAGGCTTCGCGCCTCCGCCAGCTGGTGCAACGACATGGAATTCTCCGGCCCCGCGTCCGGCGCGAGGCGCCGTTCGAGCATATCGCCTCGACGACGCCTCGACGAGCGCATCGCATCTAGACGGCGGCGTCGCCTCTGCCCCGTCGACGGAAGGACACCCTGCCCTCCGACTTCCGTCCGCGAGAACCGCAGAGAGGCGCGTTCTAACGGATCCGAACCGCGATCGGCTGCTCGCGTAGAACCCATTCGGCGAGCGTGTCGATGTCGGCGTCGCGGCCCAGGGCGATGCAGCCCAGGGTCCAATCGATCCACAAGTTGCTCGACCCGAGCCAAGCGAAGGGGCGCGACGGACCGTGGATTCCGACATCGCTCCCGGTGAGACCTTCCCGCGCCTGCCGCTCGGTGGGATAGCCGATGGGGATGAAGGTGCGGAACTTCCGCGACGGCCTTGGCAGTCCCAAGGGATAGTCGCCGAGGGGCGTCTTTCGATCGCCCTCGGCGGTCTTGCCGGTTCCGCCGCGGCCGATGGCAACGGCGTACACCAACTCGGCCCTTCCATCCTTGCACGCAGCGAGCTCGTGCGCCCCGGTCGACACGACGATCGACGTCTCGCCGGGCGGGCACGCGACGGACGGCGGCGCTTCCGCAGTACAACCTACGAACGTGGCGGCAGCCGCCCCGACCAGGCGCCGCGCTTTCCTCCCCAAGGTCATCTCCCCGCCCGACGGCCACTGTCCACGACGCACCCCTTCCCCGTCGCCCACGGTCTGATTCGACCGGGTACTGGCGATGCCTCAGAGAGGCCGCTCCAGCTTATCGGATCGTCCGGAACTCCATCCCCACCGAGTTCAGCGCCGGCGCGCGTCGCGGATCCGGCGGGCGGCCTCGCGCAGACGCTCGTCGGGCACCGTTAGTGAGATGCGGAAGTAGCCCTCGCCCTCTGCGCCGTAGCCATTGCCGGGCGTGACGAGGACGCCGGTCTCCTCGAGCAGCCTCCCGCAGAAGGCGGCGGACGACTCGCCTCCGGGTACAGGGCACCAGAGGTAGACGCTCCCGCGGGTCCGGGGCGCGTCGACGCCGGCGGCGCGCAGCGCCTCGACCATCACGTCGCGCCGGCGGGCGTAGAGCTCGTTCTGCTCGTGCAGCACCTGCGGGGGCGTGCCGAGAAGGGCCTCAGCTGCGGCCATCTGCACGGCGGTGAAGGGGCCGGAGTCAGTGTTCGTCTTGATGACCCCTAATGCACGGATCGCCGCGGCGGATCCGGCGGCGAAGGCGATCCGCCACCCCGTCATGTTGTAGGTCTTCGACAGGGAGTGGATCTCGATCGCCACGTCCTTCGCGCCGGGCACCTCGAGGACGCTGGGCGCCTTGAAACCGTCGAAGGTGATCTCCGTGTACGCGGCGTCGTGGCAGAGGAGCACGTCCTTGCGCCGGCACCAGTCGACCGCGCGCTCGAAGAAGGCGAGGTCCGCCACCGCGGCGGTCGGGTTGTTCGGGTAGTTCAGGTAGAGGATCGTGGCCCGCCTCGCCACACCCGCCGGGATCGCCTCGAGATCGGGCAGGAAACCGCTCTCGGCGCGGAGCGGCAGCGAATACGGCTCGCCGCCGCAGAAGAGCGTGTGGGCTCGCACCACCGGATAGGCGGGATCCGGGATCAGCGCGACGTCGCCCCGATCCACGAAGGCCCAGATCAGATGCGCGATGGCCTCCTTGGAGCCGATGGCCGCCATGATCTCGCGATCGGGATCACAGTCGACGCCGAACCGCGACGAGAGGTACGTGGCGCAGGCCTCGCGGAACGATCGGGCGCCCTCGTAGGCCGGATAGGCGTGGTGCTCTGGACGGACCACCTCCTGCCGCATGCGCTCGACGATCCCGGGGAAGGTCGGACGATCCGGATCGCCGATCCCGAGGTTGATGACGTCGACACCGCGTGCGGCGACCTGGGCCCGGCGCTTGTCGAGCTCCGCGAAGAGGTAGGGGGGGATGCTGGCGATGCGGTCGGCGATCTTCACGCTGGCTCCTGTCAAAGTGGGGTGCCGGCTCCGGCACGACCCTTTCGACGATGCCGGAGCGAGCGAGCCCGGCTGCTATTTCGGGTCGAAAAAGACGCCCCGGAAGACCTCCACGGTCGGTCCGGTCATGAGCACGTGATCCGACCACTCGATCTCGAGTGGCCCCCCCGGAAGGTGAACGACCACCGAGCGCTCTGCCCGCCCCGTGAGCGCGGCTGCGACGGCGGCTGCACAAGCGCCGGTGCCGCAGGCCAGGGTCTCCCCGCTCCCCCGCTCCCAGACGCGCATGTGGAGCTCTCGCGGCCCGCGCGCGGCGACGAAGGAGACGTTCACGCGGCGCGGAAACGTCGGATCGATCTCGATGGCCGGCCCCAGGGTGGTCACGGGCGCCGTGGCCACGTCGTCCACGAAGAGGATGCAGTGGGGGTTGCCCATGGACACGCAGGTCACCTGTACCTCCGCGCCGCCGAGAGACAGCGTCTCGTCGATGCAGGGAGCGTCGGGTGCGCCTGCCATCGGCAGGGATCCGCGCTCGAAGCGGGGCCTCCCCATGTCCACCCGCACGCGCGCGACGCGGCCGTCCTCCACGAGGACCTCGGGGCGTAGCACGCCTGCCTTCGTCTCGACGTCGAAGGCGTGGTCGCCGACATAGCCGCGCTCGAACACGTACTTGGCGAAGCCGCGCAGCCCATTGCCGCACATCTCGCCCTCGCTGCCGTCCGCGTTCCACATGCGCATGCGGAGCGAGGCCCGCTCGCCCGGCAGCACGGCGATGAGCCCGTCGCTGCCGACGCCGAAGTGCCGGTCGGAGACGCGTCGCGCGAGGTCGGAGGGGTCCGGCGGAAGGGGCCGATCGAGGCAATCGATGAAGACGTAGTCGTTTCCGAGGCCCTGGAGCTTCACGAACTCGAACGTCGATCGGTTCATCGAGCGGCGTTCCTACAACGAGGCCGCCGCGATCGACAACTGGTTTCGATGGGCCTCATGTATCCATTTCCGCCGGGAGGCCCACGACGGCGAGCTTGCCCGCGTCGGCCATCTCGACCACCTCGCCCTCGTCGAGCATCACCGTCTTGCCGGACTCGAAGGCCACGGCGGCGGCGCCGATCTCGAGGCAGGTGCGGATCGTTTCCGGGCCGATGCACGGCGCGTCGAAGCGCGTGTCCTGGGAGGGCATCGCTACCTTCACCACGACGACGCCCTTCCCCGCCAGCTCGCCTGCGCGGCGGATGCAGCGATCGGTCCCCTCCATCGCCTCGATGGCCACGAGCATCCCGCTCTTCACGCAGACGGTCTGTCCCGCCTCCGCAGCGCCCAACGACTTCGCGATCCGGTAGCCGAGCCGGAAGTCGGCCTCCATCGCGGCGTCGGGCCGCCTTCGCCCGTAGACGCCGGGGCGGGAGAGGAGCGCCGGACACGCGACGAGCGGATCCACGATCTCGATGCCCTCGTCCTCGAACGCCGAAGCGATCGCGCGAAGGAGCTGATCGGTCTCCAGGCTTCGGACCTTCGGCAGCAGCTTGAGCGCGTGGAGATCAGGGCGAAGGCCGTCGAAGAGCCGCGCCTTCTTCACGCCTCCCGCCATCGCCGCGCGACCCACACCCCGGGTGTGAAATGCCTTCACCATCTTGCCGAGCTGCCCGACCTTCACCCAGGTGACGTCGTCGCAATGGCGCTCGATCGACGGGTCGGTCTCGCCGTCGAGCGCGACCGCTACCACGCGGAGGCCGGAGCGGCGCGCGCTCTCTGCGACGCGCAGCGGAAAGATTCCCGAGCCGGCGATGATTCCGAGGGAGCGGTCGTCCGCTCCGACCCCGAAAGGCGTACTTCCCATGGGAGCCTCGCGATCCACCGGCGCCGCGGGGAGCGCGGAAGCGCCAGGGTCGGGACATGGGTTTATTGCAGGGCCGGCTCGATGTCGAGGTCTCCGAGCGTGTGAAGAATTCGGTCCCGCAGAAGCGGGCCCGATTCTTCAGCTCGCGCTTCGCGCGAGAGCGCTCCTTTTCGTCTGCTCGCCTCCGGCTCGCGAACCGCGCCCGAGAACTTTTTTTGCAAGCGCCCTTTTCATCGGCCCGGACCCCTGTTACTAGGCGCGTTCCGGAGGACGTAAAATGCCCCGCCGGAACGACATCCACACCATTCTCGTCGTCGGATCCGGTCCAATCGTCA
The Vulgatibacter incomptus DNA segment above includes these coding regions:
- a CDS encoding L,D-transpeptidase family protein: MTLGRKARRLVGAAAATFVGCTAEAPPSVACPPGETSIVVSTGAHELAACKDGRAELVYAVAIGRGGTGKTAEGDRKTPLGDYPLGLPRPSRKFRTFIPIGYPTERQAREGLTGSDVGIHGPSRPFAWLGSSNLWIDWTLGCIALGRDADIDTLAEWVLREQPIAVRIR
- a CDS encoding cation:proton antiporter gives rise to the protein MSLLLILLLGGLMQAARSFAIGGRPMGSGTALAFGFVLLTAFFAGRIFKQVRLPKLTGYIAAGIVIGPSVLGLVTPTMVEHLKIVNGAAIALIALTAGNELDFRSFRPLLRSVKWITLVAVVGTSALLSLAVFAVRDLLPFMGEMSLEQAIAVSLVLGVTMVAQSPAVVVALRDEMEADGPMSRTVLGVVVIADLVVILLFALVSSFAKSTFGAAGDVLDTIGQLSWEILGSLGAGLLVGVLLAVYLRKVASGAALFVVTVTFVMAEVGQRLHFDPLLVALAAGVLIRNVTKAGDRLHHEIEASSLPVYVVFFAVAGANIHLDVLAVVGIPAAIFVLVRGAGLLAGTRLGAKIAGAPDEVQRYAGMGLLPQAGLALALALLFAKTFPEFGDDAAALTLGVVALNEIIAPAIYRLALVRSGEAGTRAPPEEPQATTAAELAPPIG
- a CDS encoding transposase, encoding MRDEVWNLRTQRCYRILEKALFAGSDRLGMRLTHYSVQGNHLHLVVEAQDGQALSRGVQGLCVRMARGLNSLMKRQGKVFADRIHSHELRTPREVRNAVAYVLGNARVHALRQGRPAPASADPYAAGPGDPSVALPRTWLLRVGWQNARSVAPA
- a CDS encoding acyltransferase, giving the protein MIGQIEVYGGGRIHLGDRVFLDGSIGPIELHVSRGARLLIGDDVRINGGTSIEATEFVEIGDGVEIGSWSKVIDNHFHIPNGDRCSRPRSVPVRIDRGVRIGERCVVLPGAHLEEGVRLGHGVVVGRRVPARVALEGSPPRRAAVGGIP
- a CDS encoding glutathione S-transferase family protein — its product is MTITITAFERSPDGGKGLARDTRVRWALEEVGQPYQVRLVSFRAMKEAAHLALHPFGQIPTYEEGDLALFETGAIVFHIAARHAGLLPEDANARARAITWMFAALNTVEPPILELGTARLQEGDKPWYAARLPLVEERVRGRLGQLSVRLGDADWIDGAFSAGDLMMVSVLLRLKPSGLLNEYPNLAAYVARGEARPAYKRAFDAHLAVYTRKSSIG
- a CDS encoding acyltransferase; this translates as MSQRGFVVTSLGKLVDEPWYYFERAAAILRARALFRGATLGPRVGAKGRVDATLEGVCRLGARVTFRGGMIPTQLRVHRGGTLTVGEDAVVNYGVLIEVHDRVEIGARAMIASMSRICDRDGTRTGPVVIEDDVWIAHGALIQPGVHIGAGAVVSAGSVVTDDVPSRFMASGNPARMAPLALVRPSATCSNTVKPRN
- a CDS encoding sigma-70 family RNA polymerase sigma factor → MSPSKKISKAKESPRARGRRRPDAEPEEDAELVEAEESQELEPSSILEIAGEESDAEVVGEENPALRARHPALAELDEEDGAEEESSVALSRTDPLARYMQEVNRHPLLSREEEHELAVRYTKTGEVDAAYRLVASNLRLVVKIAYEYRRAAFNVLDLIQEGNVGLLHAVKKYDPYRGVKLSSYAAWWIRAYILRFVMDNWRMVKLGTTQAQRKLFFNLRKEQRRLAAEGFEVGPKLLAERLGVTEREVEDMDRRLSGDEASLHAPMNDDGDATLGDRLALPARAADETLAHEELKNLLRAELEELAKDVDERELFILENRMRSDEPLTLQEIGERFGISRERARQIEAKLVARLRERLMEKVPDLAVLSLGGD
- a CDS encoding DEAD/DEAH box helicase → MDEKNLPAETPETPAMPAGESPSDYVAGIPYTELPLSPELQRAIAEHGYTHPTPVQAQAIPKVLAGGDLIVRSKTGTGKTAAFSIPVIEKIPEGSRKAQALVLCPTRELAIQVAQEATELAKYKDLRVAAIYGGASMGAQITALQEGAEIIVGTPGRVYDHIRRGTLDLSQAIFGVLDEADEMLSMGFFEEVTRILDCLPKTRQTLLFSATVPPEIERMIRKYLRSPETLLLSGDVYTVEGITHVAYKMVEDYPKPRNLLYLLELENPENAIIFANTRDDTALVAAVLNRNGYDAEMLSGELAQKERERVMAKVKRGEVRYLVATDIAARGIDISDLTHVINYSLPEDPAVYLHRVGRTGRIGKTGTAISLVGGRDYMIQATLERQYTIEFEKRTLPSAEEARKLWTERHVVELREGMGSSAFEAFIPLAQELKKRTDGEFLIAYALKQFFTHRRMEKIALQQKAEGEVEAAPPPRAKPSRGAEGKGRGSERAEGRRKPKEAEGRRPRRGEKKAEGELSSLEPAVHVAPAPGVETPDTPPMDELGKEARAPRSAKLWVSLGEDDGLDAEGVKAALAEAAGADAAAIERVEVRPAHSFVFVPTDAAEAFLAANGKARGEKELKVEKARRRPPRR
- a CDS encoding DUF6036 family nucleotidyltransferase; this encodes MTREQLEHLIRAASTIADDDGIVVIGSQSILGQFPDAPAALRVSMEADLFPLHHPQRWDLIDGSIGEGSPFHTTFGYYAQGVGEETAILPNGWRDRLIAIHGPGTRGATGWALEIHDLLLAKYAAGREKDRAFAREAIRHGMVREETLLARLESLAVPSARLTEIGATIRREFREEREA